DNA from Candidatus Methylomirabilota bacterium:
GACGCCCGGCGAGACGAACGTGAGCCGGCCGGCCCCCAGCGCGCGGGCGGTCGCCGGCACGTTGCGGACGGCCAGCAGTGTCTGCCAGTGCACCAGGTCGTTCGCGCTGACGTCAGGCGGCGTGGCCCTCCCGTCGCGGGGCGTCAGGTACTCGAGCAGCTCGATGCCGGGGCCCGCCGCGGCCCGCACCGTGGTGATGCGGAGCCGGGCGCCCGCCACGTTGTTGAGTCGCTCCTGCTCCGGACCCCAATTCTCGCTCCCGCCCACCACCGTCATGCCCAGGGCGTCGCGATAGAGCTCGAGGCTCGCCTGCGTGTCGCCGACGACGATGGCCGTATGGTCGATCCCCAGGAAGATGCGATCGCCCGGCCGCTGCCAGCGTGGATCGCCCTTGTCCGGCGGGAACTCCAGGATTTCCAGCGGGTGGCCGTCGGGATCGGCGAAGTAGAAGGCCCGGATGCCGCCGGCGTTGGGATTCCAGTCGGGCAGCCGTTGCGGGGCGGAGGAGAGGTGCCGGACCCGGTGGCGGCGCAGCCAGAGATAGGCCTGGTCCATGTCCGAGACGATGATGGCGATGTGCTGGAACCAGCGATCGTTGCTCCGGGAGTCCGACGGAATCGGACGGCCCCGCGGGGTGACCGGTTCACTGAGCTCGATGACCTCCTCGCCCAGGCGCATGCGGACGACCCTGATCCGGAGGCCCCCGACGCCGTGCAGGCGCTCGACCGCGTCGCCCGCCAGCTCGACGTCGGACAGCTTCTCGAAGAACAGAACGCGGGAGTAGAACTCGACGGCGCGCTCCATATCGCTCACGGTGATTCCGATGGCCTCCACCGCCTGGGCCAGCGGCGCGGCCGCCGGGGTCGCCGGCGGCGGGGGCATCAGCAGGGCGAGAGCGAGGACCAGGGTCAGGAACATGGTGGCGATCTTGCGCTTGGGCATAGGGGCCTCTCCTAGCGTCCCGGCGCCGCCGCCATGTAGCCGCAGCGGAAGATGCAGCGGCGGGCGTTGTCGTGGTGGAGCTTGGCGCACTTCACCGGCCGGCGGGCCCGGCGGTAGAGCTCTGCAGCGAGGAGCATGCCGAACAGCGGCGCCGTCAGGTAGATCCAGAACGCCGTCCACACGCTCGCAGGGAGCGCCGAGGCGAACGAGCGGGCGGGGTTCATGCTCATGCCCGACAGCGGTGCCTCCAGGGTGATGTAGGTCGTCACCAGGACGCCGGCGAAGAGCCCGGTGAACCGGCTCAGACGCGGCGTGTTAGAGACGGTGAGCACCACGAGCATGAGGCCGCACGAGATCGCCACCTCGGCAGCGAAGGCCACGCCCCTCCCCCACATCCCCGGCACGGTGACGGCGAAGTTGACGGAGCGATCGGCAATGAGCCC
Protein-coding regions in this window:
- a CDS encoding aquaporin, which produces MRETLTRHWPEYVIEAAGLGLFMMSACFFSVLLFHPASLAPQALPDPLLRRGLMGLAMGLTAVGLIYSPWGQQSGAHFNPAVTLTFLRLGRVTGWDALFYVGAQFMGGVAGVVLAAALARGLIADRSVNFAVTVPGMWGRGVAFAAEVAISCGLMLVVLTVSNTPRLSRFTGLFAGVLVTTYITLEAPLSGMSMNPARSFASALPASVWTAFWIYLTAPLFGMLLAAELYRRARRPVKCAKLHHDNARRCIFRCGYMAAAPGR
- a CDS encoding VOC family protein, which translates into the protein MPKRKIATMFLTLVLALALLMPPPPATPAAAPLAQAVEAIGITVSDMERAVEFYSRVLFFEKLSDVELAGDAVERLHGVGGLRIRVVRMRLGEEVIELSEPVTPRGRPIPSDSRSNDRWFQHIAIIVSDMDQAYLWLRRHRVRHLSSAPQRLPDWNPNAGGIRAFYFADPDGHPLEILEFPPDKGDPRWQRPGDRIFLGIDHTAIVVGDTQASLELYRDALGMTVVGGSENWGPEQERLNNVAGARLRITTVRAAAGPGIELLEYLTPRDGRATPPDVSANDLVHWQTLLAVRNVPATARALGAGRLTFVSPGVVATTDTRLGFREGFVLRDPDGHALQLRAR